A stretch of DNA from Verrucomicrobiales bacterium:
ACTTTCTCCTTCAGCCCGCTGACGATGTCGCGACACAAGGTTGGGCCTTCATAAACCAATCCGCTGTAGACTTGAACCAAGCTGGCTCCTGCCTGGATCTTCTCCCACGCATCCTCCGCTGTGAAAATCCCGCCGACGCCGATAATGGGAACGCGGCCCTGGAGTTGACGATACAGATGTCGAACGACCTCGGTGCTCCGCTGTTTCAATGGCCGCCCGCTCAGCCCTCCGGTCTCGGCCAGCAATCCCTGGAGCGCTGGATCCGACGACTCCGGTCGAGCCAGAGTGGTGTTGGTGGCCACGATGCCGGACAGCTGACAAGGCTCAACCAAACCCACAATATCATCCAACGCCTCCCAGGAGAGATCCGGGGCAACTTTGACCAGGATAGGCTTGCGGCCTGCGGAAGCGGACGAGGCCCCGGCCATGGGGGACTTCGTTGCCAAAAGCTCATTTTGAACCGAATGCAGTTGGAGCAGGATATCCCGTAGCGCCTCGCGGTCCTGCAGCTGGCGCAAGTTGGGCGTGTTGGGGGAACTCACATTCACCACAAAAAAATCAGCCAGCCCCCAAAGAGCTCGGAAGGAATAGGCATAGTCTTCTGCCGCATGCTCCAAGGCGGTCAGCTTCGATTTGCCCAAGTTGATGCCCACCGGATGGACAGGCCATCGGCCCGAAGCCTTCCACTGACCCAGGGTCCGGGCGACCGCATCGGCCCCCGGATTGTTGAAACCCATCCGATTAATCAAAGCCTCCTCGGAGACGAGCCGAAACATGCGCGGGGCAGGATTGCCCGGCTGCGCCAGCTGAGTCACTCCACCCAGCTCGCTAAAGCCAAAACCGAGCGCGGGCCAGATGGGCGCCGCCACGGCCTGCTTGTCCATGCCGGCTGCCAGGCCCACCGGATTCGGGAACCTAAGCCCCCACAGATGCACCGGGAGCTCCGGAGCCTCACAAAAACTGGCGGCCAAATCGCAGAAGGCCGGGTGCCGACTCATCCAGGCCAGTGCCTCGATGGTTTCGTTATGAACGGTTTCTGACTCCCGTGAAAACAGCACGGGACGAATGACATGTCGATAGATCCAGCCCACCACCTCAGCAAACCGGGAAAGGCGGGAACTTTCAACCTGGATTCCGGGCCAAAGACTTGACGGAGCGAAAACTCCCTCGTATACCTGCCTCCATCGTGGCCTTGGAGATCCACCCAGTTGGTTTGTATCGGCGCAGTCATTGTCATTATGCCCTGCCCTGGCTGTGCCATGACCACCCACCGGCAGGAGCTCCGCCGGAGAGGCTGCTGCAGCGCCTGTGGCTGCATCAACGGATCCGACGCGAAGGCTTGCGAACAGTGGATGGACGACTGCTGCGGGTGCTGCATCCTGGCTTTTGGAATCGCGAGGCCGGACCCGACTTCCGGCGGGCGATTGTCCAGTGGGAGGCAGAGGTCGCCCAACAGGGCGATATCGAGATCGATCTGCACTCGAGCGGGTGGCGATCGCATGGACACCATCGTCGCTCGGATTATTCGGCCGTCATCCTGCACGTCGTTTGGAAAGCGGAAAGTCCGTGCCTGGCACCCACCTTGGAGCTGCAAAGCCAGTTGGATGCCCCCTGGGAGGAACTCGCCCAATGGGAGGCTGCCGCCAGCACCCCCCGCTGGCCAGCGACGATGTCAGGCCAGTGTCGCGTCCCGCTGCGAACCCTCTCCGAAGCGGAGCAACACAGGCTGCTGCAGGCGGCGGCGGAGACACGATTCGAAGCCAAGGCGGAACGAATCCGCCTTCGCGCGGCGACGGTGGGGGCAGAGCAAGCCTTTTGGGAATTCGTTCTCCGAACGCTGGGATACAAGCAGAATCCCTGGCCGATGCAGCATCTGGGAGAATTGCTGCCTCGGGTCAGGCAGGTCGGCGACACCACCCAGACCCTGCAGGCCAAACTCTTGGGAGTGTCCGGGCTGCTACCCGCGGAGGTCAGGCAGGTGCCCACCGCTGCCCGCCCCTACCTGCGCAGCCTATGGGATGTTTGGTGGCGCGCTCAGCACGAACTGGGAGACTTGATACTCCCCCGCTCGGTCTGGCATCTGCATCACCTAAGGCCGGCAAACCACCCTCAGAGGCGCCTTGCCCTTGCAGCCCACTGGCTCAGTGATGCAGACCTGTTGCCGCGCCTTCGAGCCTGGGGTCACCAAGACCATCCGACACCCAAACGCCAGGTGGAGGAATTTCGGCAAGCCCTGCGAATTCCAGAGGACGCCTTCTGGTCGCATCACTGGACGTTTCGCTGCGCGGCGAGCGATTCCAAACAACCCCTGCTCGGCACCGCCAGGTTAACCGACCTGGCGATCAATGCCGCCCTGCCCTGGCTGTGGATGGACGCCTGTCGGCAGGAGGACCGGGAGCAAGCCCGGCGGCTCAAGGCACGCTACCTCGCCTGGCCCTCCGCTCAAGACAACACGGTGCTGAAGCTCGCTCGACTACGACTGCTCAGCGGTGATTCCACACGCAACGCACCCAAAACGGCCGCACTGCAACAAGGATTGATGCAAATCGTGAGCGACTTCTGCGAGCACTCGGATGCCCTCTGCCAAGGCTGCCCGTTTCCGGAACTGCTCGAGGGGTGGCGGTGAGCCGGCACCCTCAATCACCAGCCTGCACCCAAGCCAGGTTGAAATGCGCATGCTTGATGCTCTTATGAGCCGTCCGGCCTTGAGCATCCTTGGGCAGACCCTCGGTGGAAATGTGATAGCTGTAGGAGGCATGCAGCGTGCCGTCGCGGGATTGGATGAGGCTGGGGTAGTGATACGACCCCTGTTTTTTACCGGGCTCATCCCGCTCCAAATGACGCTGCCACTTCCAGGTGCGCCCTTCGTCATCAGAGATCTGAACCACCAGGGACCCCCGATGGTTTTCGGCATTGTTGTTGATCAGGGCCCAATGACCATTGCTTAAGTTGATGATCTCGGCACCAGCACCCGGATTGGGAAGATCGCTGTCGGTCACCGGACTCCACGTCTCGCCCCGATCTCGTGATTCACTCTGCATGAGCCGTTTGGGAGGCGGACCGTTGTCGCGCATGAGGGTGTAGAGCGATCCGTCCTGGCGTCTAACGATGCTCGGTTGGATATTGCCCGGCCCGCACAAGGGCGCGCTGGCGTGCCAGGTGGCACCCCAATCATCGCTGATCGCCATGAGGGAGAAGGAAAAACCATCGGAATAAAGCGGGACAATCAGCCGTTTCCCCTCCAGCACGAACGGGTGAGCGCGGGTCATCCATCCCAAGCGCCGCTGCAGTTTATCATCGGACTGCGCTTTCACGTACTCCAAGAAACGCAAACCTTCTGCCCGGTCGGTCTCCGGCCAGTTCTCCGCCTTCAGGCGGGCGGAGAATTCCTCGGCGTAGCGGTGCGTGGCGGTGATGAAGTTGGTCCCCGGGGTGACGTGGAGAATTTCACTCTGTTGCCAGCGGGGTGAGCCCTCCCGACGATAGTCCGAGGAGATTTTGTACTTCATTAAGGCGGTATGCCATTCGTTGGCCAGGATGGTTGGCCACATCAGCCAGAGACGACCCATGGGATCGATGAACATGGCGCAGTTGGTGTCGGGATACTCCGGCGTGTCGGCCATCGTGAAGCGCTCGCTCCAGCGCTTCGCCCCTTTGCGCAGGCGCGCCCCCTCGATTTTGACATCATCGGCCTTCCGCTCTCCCGACCCATTGAACCAACAGACCAGCAAATCCCCATTGGGAGCTTCCACGATGCACGAGCCGTGATTGTGCCAATGCTCCAGGGGGAAAATCAGTTCCGACTTCAGGAAGGGCTTTTCCGCGCCCAGCGCCACCCAAGGAAGCGCCGCGATCCACAGAGGAAACAGAAAGGATAGCCATTTCATGCTTTGCCAGCCACTTAGCCAGAGGACAGCCCGGCTTCCAAGCGGATTTGTCCATCGAGTTCTCCCTTGATTAAAATTTAAAACTTGAGGGAATGGGGAGGTGCCGGCTGTAGCAACAGACAGCCTGACAATTCTAAAATGCGTTTCTATGGCTCAAGCAGTAAAGGACCAGCCTTTGATTACCGGTTCTGATTTTCATGCACTCCAGGCAGTCGAAGGCTGGCTGGCATTAGGCAATCCCCATGAGGCGCTGGCCGAATGGGAGAAGATCTCCCCTAAACTGCAACAGCATCCGGATGTGTTGAACGCCCGTTGGCAAATCGCCGCCTCCCTGAAAAACTGGGACGATGCATTCGCTGCTGCCAGTCAGCTCATGGAGGTGAGTCCGAATGATCCCACCAGTTGGATCCACCGTTCCTACGCCCTGCGGCGGTGCCGATCCGGGGGACTGCAGCAAGCCTGGGATGCATTGCTCCCCGCCGTTCAAAAATTTCCCGCCGTAAGCACCATCCCCTACAACCTCGCCTGCTATGCAGCACAATTGGGAAGGCCGTCCGAAGCGTGGGACTGGCTTCATCGAGCCATCGAAGCGGCCGAGGATGTGACTGTCATCAAGGAGATGGCGCTCCAGGACGAGGATCTGCGAAGCATTTGGGACCGGATTAAGACCATCTAGACCAGACCAACGAACGATGAAGGAAGAAATTTTCGATGTTGTGAACGAGCGCGACGAAGTGATCGATCACCGCCCTCGCCATGAGGTTCACCGGCTAAAGCTACTGCATCGCGCGGTCCATGTGCTGGTCTACAATCAGCGAGGAGATCTCTTTCTACAGAAGCGGTCCATGCTTAAGGACTGCTTCCCTGGCACCTGGGATTCCTCAGCTTCCGGCCATCTTGATCAGGGCGAGGATTATGACGCATGCGCCGTGCGCGAGCTGAGGGAAGAAATTGGGCTCACCGTCATCCACCCCCCACGCCGTCTGTTCAAGATCGATGCCTGCTCGGAGACAGGTCAGGAATTTGTGTGGGTCTACCGCTGCGAATCAGAGGGGCCGTTCGTGCTGCAACCCGAGGAAGTTGACCAAGGAGAGTGGTTCAGCCCCGCGGAAATCACCGCGTGGATCGCCGATCGCCCGCACGAATTCGCCAGCGCCTTCCCCCTCATCTGGAGCAAACTCCCCCACAGTGCCGACCGTTCCCTCTAGGGGACGCCCGTCTCGCCATAGCCTCGGCGAAGGCGGAAACGTCAGGAGTCCAACGGAAGCCATCGCCCCCCCCTAACGCCCCCCACCCCTGTAGGAAACGACGTCAGGAGTCCAGGAGCGCCCATCCGAGCCAGACTACCAACTCGATGAACGTACGTTCATCGAGTTGGTAATAGCCAGGTCTTGAGGGGCAATTTTTTCCTGCATAGGCCAGCGGTCACATCGACACACCCGCGCCCCACCCGAGTTGCTTCACGCAGAGATTCCGGGCGTCGCGACGCGCATGGCCAGTCTCTCCAAGGTGAGAAACTCTACCGAAAGTGTGCCGAAGTTACGGCGGAAGGATGGCTCGGCGTCAGTGGCCACGACCACATATTCGGCCTTGGGATACATGCGTGCGAAAACGAGGAGGTTGGTCGCGTCGAAGTCCTTCGCTGACCATTTACACTCGATGGCCAATAGTCCACGACCACGGCGCTGCCAGATGAAGTCGATTTCGTGCCCGGCCTTGTCGCGCCAGTATCGCCACTCCGCCGACTGCGTACGCGCGATGAGTTCGTTGAGAACGAAATGTTCCCACAGCGCACCCAAGTCTTCCCGTCGCAATTCCGACCAACCGCGATGAGCGCAGACAAAACCCGTGTCGAAACCGTACACTTTCGGCGCGGCGACAATCTCCGTCGCGCGCCGCGTGCTGAACGGACGCACCACCAACGCGACCATCGTTTCCTCCAACACGGCGAGATAGTTTGTGATAGTGGAGCGACTCACTTCGCACGGCGCAGCGAATCGGGTTGCTTCAAAGATACCCCCACTCTGAGCAAACAGCAGCTCTAGAAACCGCTGGAAGGAAGTGCGGCGTTCCAGCCGGAACAGTTCCTGGATGTCCTTCGCCCAATACGCGTCCATCCATTCTTGAAAATCCCGCTCCGGCGGTTCCGGCGAAAGGAAGAACGGAGGCAAACCTCCGTGCAAAAGCCGGCGCTTCAGGTCCCGCTGTCCAAAGTCCTCCAAGTCGGCCAGAATCATCGGAGTGAGCCACAGCTCGGTCTTCCGGCCCGCCAGCGTGTCGCGGAATCTCGAGCTCGCACCCAGTGTGGATGAGCCGGTCGCCAGCAGCCGTGTGGCGGGGAAATGGTCGGCCGCGATTTTCAGCAATTCCGACGGGTTGTCCAGACGGTGAACTTCGTCGAGCACGATGCGCTTCCCCTGCAGGCCGCCCAGGAATTCTTCCGGATCCTCCATCGCGCGTCGGACGCGGGGCAGCTCGCAGTCGAAGTATTCGATGTGGCCAAGCGTTTTCGCGAGAGACGTTTTTCCTGCGCGTCGGACGCCTTTGAGCCAGACAATAGAACGCCGCTCCCACAACAGCTCGATCTGTTTACACCAAAACTCGCGCTTTACCATATGCGTTTAGATTCGCGTTTAGTCAAACCAAACGCAAGTCTGTTCGCGTTTGGTATTTCACCTAGACACGCATGGGGTTCTGGCGCACAGCGAACAGTTACAACGGAGACGTCAAGTCCCGGAGGCAGCTGCTGATCGAGAACCTTGGCGGCTTCTCTTCAAAGGCCCTCGGAGTCGTTTCCGAAATCGGTCTTACAGCCCCGACATTTCACGTCTCGCATTCAGGGTTTCACCAGCCGTCGCGCCGTGACATAATTCGTGCTCTTACCCATCTCATCCTTAATTCTGGGTTGCGAACCCTACGGGGCTTCGGGTGAACCCAAGCGCAACCCGCGATGGGGTTGTGAGAACACAACGACTAACCCAGGGTAGGCGCTCCTGCGTCGCGCCAACCCTGGGCTTTGAGGCGGAATCCCGTTGGGATTCTAACATTTGGTCGAGGGACTTGTGGGGAATGCTTAGAGAGAGCTACCGGAGAACGGAACTGTAAGCTTGATCGGATCGTTCCTCGATCAACTCCAAAACGCATCTGCGATGCAGGTCACGAATGCAGTGTTGTAGCCCTCTACAGCTTTCCAGGACCGGACGGAGTCGGGAATCTCTCTTGCTGTGGATCGGCCCTCACCCATAAGAAATCGGACCCGTCAGACCAGCCCGGGGCTTAGTTGCGCCAACCGCCCAATCATCACGCTCGCAGCCGTGAATCCCACCGCGCCCGTGACGAACGTCGCCGCGCCGACCCCGGCATCGCAGTTCAGTCGCAACCCGACCCCATGAGATCCCTTCGGGCGCACCCCGCACACGGAACCGTCGGGCTGCGGGAACACTGGCAGCTCCGTGGTGAAGACCGCCTCCACTCCCCAGGCCGTCGACTCCGCCGAAAACTGGTGCTCATGACGCAGCTGATATCGAACCTGGGCCAGCAACGGGTCATGGCTAGTGAGGGCAAGATCCTTCACGCGAATCGCCGTGGGATCGCGTCGTCCTCCTGCACCACCGCAGACCACCAGCGGGATGTTCCGACGCAAACATTCCGCGATCAAAAGACATTTGTTCGGCACCTGATCAATGGCATCGACCACGCCGTCGCAAGGAATCGAGAGCAACTCGTTCGCCGTGGCGGCGGTGAAGAACTCCAGCCGCTGTTCAACGTGGCACTCCGGATTGATCGACTGAATGCGCTCCGCAAGAACGTCGATCTTGCTCCGACCCACCGTACCATCCATCGCTGGAAGCTGGCGATTGATGTTGGTGACACAGACATCGTCCAGATCGACCAAGGTAAGATGACCGACGCCAGAACGGGCAAGCGCCTCCACGGTCCAAGATCCAACCCCTCCCACGCCGACGACGGTAACACGGGCCTTGCGTAGCCGTGCCAGACCATCCACCCCATACAAGCGGGCGATCCCGCCAAAGCGGGTCAGGTAGTCGGAATCATTTGTCATGAGTTAGGGTTAGGGCCGGAAGCTCTCGTGAACCGGGCTGAAAGTGGTGCGCTCGGCGCGGATCGAACGCGCGACCGTCCGCTTAGAAGGCGGATGCTCTATCCAACTGAGCTACGAGCGCAACCTGCTGCTGGGCTGTACTATGCCCGACCCCGAGCCTAGGGCAAGCTCATCCGATGCACGGAGTGCTCGACAACCATCGGCCGTGGGATTTCCAATCGGCACATGAAAGCACTGCGCCTCACCGCCCACGGAACCCCCGGGCAATTCGAAGTGGCTGAACTCGCCGTGCCTACGCCCGGGCCCACCGAGGTGCTCGTGAAGGTCGAAGCCTGCGGCCTCAACCACTTAGATCTTTGGGTGGAGGAAAAGGGCCTCCCTATCCCCATCACTCTTCCCCTGATCCAAGGCTCAGAAGCTGCTGGAACCGTCGCTGCCATCGGTGACAGGGTTCACGATCGTAAAGTGGGAGATCGGGTGTGCATCTCGTCAGGGCTGTCCTGCGGCGAATGCGAGTTCTGTCTTCGCGAGCAGGACTCCATGTGCACCGATAGCCTACTTTTCGGGGTACAGTGCAATGGTGGGTTCAGCGAGTTCGCATTGGCTCCCTCGCGGCACGCAGTTCCCCTTCCCGACGGATTGTCTTTCGATACCGCCGCCGCTGTGACTCTGGCGGCGAGCACCGCCATGCACATGCTCACGAGCCGCACCTCCACCCGGGCAGGCGATTGGGTACTGGTGATCGGAGCAGGCAGCGGAGTGGGCTCCGCAGCAATTCAGATCGCGAAACAACTCGGGGCAAGGGTGATCGCCACAGGTTCCTCCGAACCCAAACGTCAGCTTGCCACTCAGTTAGGGGCCGACTTTGTCGTCGATAGCACGAGCGAGAACTGGTCGCGGGAAGTCCGCCGGATCACCGCCAAACGTGGAGTGGATACTGTCATCGAGCATGTCGGCGGAGAGACCCTGCAGAAAGCGTTCGATTGCCTGGCTCGGGGTGGAACTATCGTCACCTGTGGCGCAACCGCCGGACGAGAAATTGCCCTCAATCTCTGGCCGCTCTTCGTCAAACAACAGCGTCTAATCGGCAGTTACAGTCGAGATCGAATCGATCTAGTACGAACCTTGGAATGGGCGGCGGAAGGCCGGATCAAACCGGTCATCGATCGAATCGTGCCACTCGCCCAGGGCGCAGCAGCATTCGGTGCCCTGCGCCGCCGAGAAGTTCTAGGCAAGGTGCTGATCCACCCAGCCTGTCGGACTTATCCGGACCGCGACTCCGAGTCGGGGTCCGGATAAGTCCGACAGGCTGAAAGCCCTGCGTGCGGGACACCTCTATGGACCGCGGTGGCACGGCCTCATCTTAACTCCAAAAATGGGGACTAGACAAGCTGGGCAACGCCGGCTTTTCTCACTTTGTCGGCAAGGCCCGAACCCGCAGGGTTCTCGGCTTCGGCATCAGGACCTCCCGCGAACACGTGAGGATCCCCTACAAGTTGTCTAGTGCCCATTTTTGGAGGTAAAGATGAGGGCACGGCACCGCTTTTCCACTGCGTCTCTGAGCTCTTTCAAGAATCCCACTACCACTCAATCACGGCAGCCGCCCAGGTCAAGCCAGCGCCGAACACTACCAACAGGACGAGGTCACCCCGTTGAACCACACCCGTGCGCACCGCCTCATCCAAAGCGATGGCGACCGAGGCGGCGGAGGTATTGCCATATTTGTCCAGATTGACGAAGACCTGATCCTCCCGCGCTCCCAATCGTTCACCCACCGCCTCAATGATCCGGCGGTTCGCCTGATGCGGAATCACGCACTTGATCTGGGTGATATCCAGTTCGCAACGCTTGAGTGCCTCTTTCGCGGCGGTCAGCATGGCGTTCACCGCATTCTTGAAGGTCTCCTTGCCATCCATGCGGAGGTAATGCAGGCCCGCGGCGATGGAGTTCTTGGTGGCGGGGCACATACTGCCGCCACCGGGCATGTAAAGGAGATCCGATTTGTCGCCATCCGCGCCCATGCACGCCGTCAGCAGCCCATGGGACTTCGGACGGCTTTGGAGAATAGCGGCGCCGGCACCGTCTCCGAAAAGCACACAGGTGTTGCGATCCGTCCAATCCACGATGGTGGAAAGCTTCTCCGCGCCGATCACCAGGACGGTATCATAGGTCCGGGAGGTGATGAACTGCTGTCCGATCTCAAGGGCATAGATGAATCCGGAGCAGGCGGCTTCTACGTCAAATGCCGCCGCGCGTCGCGCTCCCAACTTCTGTTGAACCAGGCAGGCGGTGGACGGGAACATCATGTCGGGAGTGATCGTCGCGACAATGATCAGGTCGATCTGTTCGGCTTTGATCCCAGCCGACTGCATGGCGCGCTGAGCTGCCGCTGCGGCCATATCGGACGTAAACTCGTTCTCGGCCGCAATTCTGCGCTCCTTGATCCCGGTTCGGCTGGTGATCCAGTCATCCGAGGTATCGACCATCTTCTCGAGTTCGGCATTGGTGAGAATTCGTTCAGGGACGTAGGATCCCACACTGAGGATCGAGCACGAACGCCCTTGAAAGCCATGTTGAGCCCGGGGATTTTTGAATGGTTTGGTCGTCATGACCCTTTAATCGCGCGTTTCTGAAATTCCGATCACCCTCATGCCGCAGCCACCGTCTCGTTGGCCTTGGCCACCGCCAAGCGAATATGCTCGTTGAGGTGGGTGTTGACCGCGGCAGCGGTCTGATGAACTGCATTGGTCACCATGGTTGCTTTGGCCGATCCATGCACTTTGATGACCGTCCCATTCAAACCCAGCAGCGGTGCCCCGCCATAACTATCCGGGTTCATGCGTTTCTTAATATCCCGAAAGCCACCATAGGCGATCAGGGCGCCCAGCTTGCGGACTGGGTTCTTTTGGAACTCGCGACGCAAGATTGTCTGAATGCACTTCCCCATGCTCTCGATGGTCTTCAGCACAATGTTGCCGACGAACCCGTCGGCCACCACCACATCCACCCGGTCAGCAAAGAGATCGTGTCCCTCGACGTAGCCCAGGAAATTCAGGTCGGTCATCCGGCAAAGCTTCAAAGCTTCGCGGGTGATGTCGTTGCCCTTCATCTCCTCGGTCCCGTTGCTCAAAATGCCAACGCGAGGCCGCTCACGCCCCAGGATATCCCGAGCATAAGCAGCCCCCATCATGGCGAACTGAAGCAGATGGAGCGGTTTAACCTCCGGATTCGCTCCCGCGTCGAGCAGAACGAATTCGGCATCGGTAGTCGGTATGACGGTCGCGATGGCAGCGCGCTCGACTCCTTCGAGCAGGCGGAGGCGAATGGTCGAGGTAGCCACCAACCCGCCGGTGTTCCCCGGCGAAATCATGGCTTCCGCTGCACCTTCGCGGACCAACTCGATGGCCCGCGCCATAGAGCAGTCCTTTTTTTTGCGCAGCGCGTCGGTAGGCTTGTCGTCCATGGTCAGCACTTCCGTCGCATGGATGATCTCCACACGACGGTCTGTGCAGCCCAAGCGGCTTAGCACCGGCTCAATGGCCTCTTTCTGGCCTGCTAAGAACAGCTTTTGGATCCGCTCGTTGCCTGCTGAGGATAAGGCTTGGACGGAGCCCTCAATGACCGCCGACGGCCCTTGGTCTCCACCCATCACATCCACCACGATGCGCATAAATGGAACGAGCGCAGGGATGTAAGACACCACTGCGCTCGTCTCAAAGAATCAAGCTCCAGCGCTCACCGTCAGGATCTGTCGTTCCTTATAGAAGCCGCAGGAAGGACATACCCGGTGCGGGCGATAAGACGCTCCACATTGAGGGCATTCGCTGACCTGGGGCAGTTTCATCACACTGTTGTAGGCTCGCCGCATACGCTGGCGACTTTTTGACGGTTTTCGCTTAGGAACACCCATAATTCTACCTTAGTTTCAGTTTATCCAATTGGTCCCAAATCGAAGCCGGTTTCTTACCTGACGACTGGGCGACAGACCGCTCGTCCTCACCACTCTTCACCAAACCGGGGAGACCGTTGCACTCGTTTTCGCACAACGGATGTTGAGGAAGCGCGAGGACGATCTCTTCCCGAAGATAGGGCGTCAAGTCCACGGCATCACCATTGAGAACGACCTTTTCCCCTTCTGCCTCGAGCGGAATATGGCATACCCACGGATCCAACTCCAACTCATAAACATAAGGTTTTAAACAGCGAGAGCATTCGCAATCTATTGGTAAGTAAATACTTCCACGAACCAGAAGATCCGCTCCCACCATCTCAGCCTCCACATCAAACTCCAAAGGCCGGTTCAGATGAACCAGTTCGTCATCGAATCCAAGGTCCAATAACTTAGGATCCGCCTTCCCTTTTAAACGGAGAGGCTTCTTCTCCAGCAGGCGAAGGTGAACATCCAAAGGGTTGGCAGCGGGGGAGGACATAACGATCCTTTCGGTTGACTAGGCGTTCTCGATGGCACGGAACCTCGCGGTCAGCGCAGCCACCACTTGACTCGGGACAAAATTGCTCACATCGCCACCCAGACGAGCGATCTCTTTCACAATCCGCGAGCTGAGGAAGGTGAAGGTTTCCTTGGGCATCATGAAGATCGTCTCGACTCGCTCGTTTAGTTTGCGGTTCATCAGAGCCAACTGGAACTCAAACTCGAAGTCGGACACGGCCCGCAACCCCCGCACAATCGCCTGTCCGCCACGGGCCTCGACGTAGTCGACGAGTAAACCCGAAAAGGTTTCTACCTCCACATTGGCGTAGGATTGCACACTCGTCCGTACCAAGGCGAGTCGCTCCTCCGGGCTAAACAATGGCTTCTTCCCTTCGTTAACCGCCACGGCCACCACCACCCGATCAAAAAGCTTCGCTGCCCTTTGGATCAAGTCCAGATGGCCGTTGGTCAACGGATCGAAAGTGCCCGGATATATCACGGTCCGCATGGGGATCAAGATAGCAGCTAGGAATTCTATGACCATGTAAAAACAAACGCGCGAGCTCTGAAAAAGCAGAAGCGACGGGCCGGAATCCCAAGGACTCCAACCCGTCGCCGTGAATCAATCAGCACGCTCCTCTGTCCCGATCCGTGCTAGCGTCCCACGGGGGACAGGAACTGTTCCTGCGGCGCCGGAGTGGGAATCTGGGCAACCTCGCGCGGTCCACCACCCAGGCCGTCAAACTCACGTTGGAGCAAAGGCAGCTCAATCGGAGTCAGCTCGCGAACCGGGCTGCCGCTAGCGGGGTCGAAAAAACCAGGACCCTTCACCACATTGGCCTTGCCGTCCTTCACGAACACCAAGGTGCCGTCCAAGACCGAGATGCCACCCGGCACGGAGATGCGGTAGCGGGTTCCACGCACGCCCGCCAAACCATCCGGGGTCTTGATCTCATAGTGCGAACCCGAAGGAAGCTTGTTGACGCTACCGAGGATTTCACCCCGCGGCACGGTCAGTTCCGTCTCGGTCAACTGCTCGTCGCCCGAGTCGGTGGCGGTGAGCTTGCTCAAGCCAAGAGTGGTGTTCTCCTTGACCCGGACCACGCCGGTACCGCGGCCCAGGAACAAGTCCACGGTCGTTCCGGATCCGGTTTGGATGATGCTTCCAGCGGGAAGCCGGCTTCCGGCCCGGACGGGTAATCCAGATTTGCCACCGAGCGAGTAGGTCGCGCTGCCGGTAACGGTGCGGACTACAGCCTGGAGTTCGCGAGTTTGCGCCTGGATGCTGGTCGTTAGGGCGACTGCAGCCACCCAAAGCGCGCTGCCTTTTAAGAGTCGTGCGGTCAATTTCATCATGAGCAACTCTCGCACGGCTCCGCCAAACCCCCTATGCGTACGGGCTCCCAGAGAGAAGATTGGAACTCCCCCGACCCCCGGCCCTGGTAATTCTACGGACCCACCCAATCAACCAGCCCTAAACCACTCAAAATCAAGATACTACAACACCCGTACAGCAACGACGGCCGCCAGTCCCC
This window harbors:
- a CDS encoding ATP-binding protein gives rise to the protein MVKREFWCKQIELLWERRSIVWLKGVRRAGKTSLAKTLGHIEYFDCELPRVRRAMEDPEEFLGGLQGKRIVLDEVHRLDNPSELLKIAADHFPATRLLATGSSTLGASSRFRDTLAGRKTELWLTPMILADLEDFGQRDLKRRLLHGGLPPFFLSPEPPERDFQEWMDAYWAKDIQELFRLERRTSFQRFLELLFAQSGGIFEATRFAAPCEVSRSTITNYLAVLEETMVALVVRPFSTRRATEIVAAPKVYGFDTGFVCAHRGWSELRREDLGALWEHFVLNELIARTQSAEWRYWRDKAGHEIDFIWQRRGRGLLAIECKWSAKDFDATNLLVFARMYPKAEYVVVATDAEPSFRRNFGTLSVEFLTLERLAMRVATPGISA
- a CDS encoding tRNA threonylcarbamoyladenosine dehydratase, with the translated sequence MTNDSDYLTRFGGIARLYGVDGLARLRKARVTVVGVGGVGSWTVEALARSGVGHLTLVDLDDVCVTNINRQLPAMDGTVGRSKIDVLAERIQSINPECHVEQRLEFFTAATANELLSIPCDGVVDAIDQVPNKCLLIAECLRRNIPLVVCGGAGGRRDPTAIRVKDLALTSHDPLLAQVRYQLRHEHQFSAESTAWGVEAVFTTELPVFPQPDGSVCGVRPKGSHGVGLRLNCDAGVGAATFVTGAVGFTAASVMIGRLAQLSPGLV
- a CDS encoding zinc-binding dehydrogenase, with protein sequence MKALRLTAHGTPGQFEVAELAVPTPGPTEVLVKVEACGLNHLDLWVEEKGLPIPITLPLIQGSEAAGTVAAIGDRVHDRKVGDRVCISSGLSCGECEFCLREQDSMCTDSLLFGVQCNGGFSEFALAPSRHAVPLPDGLSFDTAAAVTLAASTAMHMLTSRTSTRAGDWVLVIGAGSGVGSAAIQIAKQLGARVIATGSSEPKRQLATQLGADFVVDSTSENWSREVRRITAKRGVDTVIEHVGGETLQKAFDCLARGGTIVTCGATAGREIALNLWPLFVKQQRLIGSYSRDRIDLVRTLEWAAEGRIKPVIDRIVPLAQGAAAFGALRRREVLGKVLIHPACRTYPDRDSESGSG
- a CDS encoding ketoacyl-ACP synthase III gives rise to the protein MTTKPFKNPRAQHGFQGRSCSILSVGSYVPERILTNAELEKMVDTSDDWITSRTGIKERRIAAENEFTSDMAAAAAQRAMQSAGIKAEQIDLIIVATITPDMMFPSTACLVQQKLGARRAAAFDVEAACSGFIYALEIGQQFITSRTYDTVLVIGAEKLSTIVDWTDRNTCVLFGDGAGAAILQSRPKSHGLLTACMGADGDKSDLLYMPGGGSMCPATKNSIAAGLHYLRMDGKETFKNAVNAMLTAAKEALKRCELDITQIKCVIPHQANRRIIEAVGERLGAREDQVFVNLDKYGNTSAASVAIALDEAVRTGVVQRGDLVLLVVFGAGLTWAAAVIEW
- the plsX gene encoding phosphate acyltransferase PlsX, giving the protein MRIVVDVMGGDQGPSAVIEGSVQALSSAGNERIQKLFLAGQKEAIEPVLSRLGCTDRRVEIIHATEVLTMDDKPTDALRKKKDCSMARAIELVREGAAEAMISPGNTGGLVATSTIRLRLLEGVERAAIATVIPTTDAEFVLLDAGANPEVKPLHLLQFAMMGAAYARDILGRERPRVGILSNGTEEMKGNDITREALKLCRMTDLNFLGYVEGHDLFADRVDVVVADGFVGNIVLKTIESMGKCIQTILRREFQKNPVRKLGALIAYGGFRDIKKRMNPDSYGGAPLLGLNGTVIKVHGSAKATMVTNAVHQTAAAVNTHLNEHIRLAVAKANETVAAA
- the rpmF gene encoding 50S ribosomal protein L32, whose amino-acid sequence is MGVPKRKPSKSRQRMRRAYNSVMKLPQVSECPQCGASYRPHRVCPSCGFYKERQILTVSAGA